In the genome of Triticum urartu cultivar G1812 chromosome 5, Tu2.1, whole genome shotgun sequence, one region contains:
- the LOC125507051 gene encoding uncharacterized protein LOC125507051, with amino-acid sequence MPQTEPLNPTNKPQKSHPQPTPHDTHFLLHRSKPPPTLHLLPRRSRSITLHPGPLQCRVVPGAATVAPPQASAALPHQAPLTFYELHLLWAPPPCPLLPPTASAFPATTTASTTVSLPCAGSSSGRPPPTTTAQSRSRWGQPRLAADGRDPHCPRSISCLLRAPTSAIRHQWCSSHNCAILLLVRGSGVAGKQYGSGHPPLPTPMRWTTTTQQHRRWRHGHLNLVPAPHHGSRSIATSSTTKCCSPLFYFCNSHVKVSFCSACVLLGVSSNEDTDQSTLFSNAEKKEKPIIKNTQDSLSCVQFV; translated from the exons ATGCCACAAACTGAACCACTTAACCCCACTAACAAACCGCAGAAAAGTCATCCCCAACCCACACCGCACGACACCCACTTCCTCCTCCACCGATCCAAACCCCCACCTACCCTCCACCTTCTACCGCGCCGCAGCCGGAGCATCACCCTGCACCCTGGGCCGCTGCAGTGCCGCGTTGTCCCCGGTGCCGCCACCGTAGCACCACCCCAGGCCAGTGCTGCCCTGCCCCACCAAGCCCCGTTAACCTTCTACGAGCTCCACCTTCTGTGGGCGCCGCCACCGTGCCCCCTACTACCTCCGACCGCCAGCGCTTtccccgccaccaccaccgcaTCCACCACAGTCTCCCTCCCCTGCGCCGGATCCAGCAGTGGGCGGCCGCCTCCCACAACGACGGCTCAGTCCAGATCGAGGTGGGGGCAGCCACGACTTGCCGCTGATGGGCGTGACCCGCACTGTCCCCGCTCAATCTCATGCCTCCTCCGCGCCCCCACCAG TGCTATTAGACATCAGTGGTGCTCAAGTCATAATTGTGCTATTCTACTGCTGGTACGTGGTTCTGGCGTTGCGGGCAAGCAGTACGGTTCCGGCCACCCGCCCCTCCCCACGCCGATGCGCTGGACGACAACAACACAACAACACCGGAG GTGGCGCCATGGCCATCTCAATCTTGTCCCTGCGCCACACCATGGATCTCGTTCGATAGCGACCTCATCGACGACCAAGTGCTGCAGCCCACTTTTTTATTTTTGCAATTCGCATGTTAAAGTTTCTTTTTGCAGTGCGTGTGTGCTGCTCGGTGTGAGCTCGAATGAAGACACAGATCAGTCCACTCTGTTCTCTAATGCAGAAAAGAAGGAAAAACCAATTATAAAAAATACGCAAGACTCGCTCTCTTGTGTGCAGTTCGTTTAG